Proteins encoded within one genomic window of Chitinophaga parva:
- the meaB gene encoding methylmalonyl Co-A mutase-associated GTPase MeaB: MALAYLSGLLQGDTRSLARCISLVENEAPGYEQLLQALPHRTNTRVVGITGPPGAGKSTLVNALISQLLLQQQKVAILAVDPSSPFNYGALLGDRIRMSRHFNHPDVYIRSLATRGALGGLSPKIIEISEVVKAAGFDYLFIETVGVGQSEVEIAGIADTTVVVVVPEAGDEIQTMKAGLMEIADIFVVNKADRDQADLFARNLRTLAHTRSGDWNIPVIKTIATQEEGVKALIEQIQLHQRGIYSHEQRHALLLAEKAYQLIQQRRMRDISRQALQQEVLKRLQDGDFNLYRLAAEWAGR; this comes from the coding sequence ATGGCATTAGCGTACTTATCCGGCTTGTTGCAGGGCGATACCCGCTCACTGGCCCGCTGCATTTCCCTGGTGGAGAATGAGGCACCGGGCTACGAACAGTTGCTGCAGGCCTTGCCCCATCGTACCAACACCCGCGTGGTAGGTATTACCGGCCCTCCCGGTGCAGGTAAAAGTACGCTGGTAAATGCCCTCATCAGCCAGCTTTTGCTGCAACAGCAAAAGGTAGCCATCCTGGCGGTAGATCCTTCATCCCCTTTCAATTACGGCGCCCTGCTGGGGGACCGCATCCGCATGAGCCGCCACTTTAACCACCCTGATGTGTACATCCGCTCCCTGGCCACCAGAGGGGCTTTGGGAGGACTGAGCCCAAAGATCATCGAGATATCGGAAGTGGTGAAGGCCGCAGGTTTCGATTATCTTTTCATAGAAACAGTAGGCGTAGGCCAGAGTGAAGTGGAGATTGCCGGCATTGCCGATACTACCGTGGTAGTGGTGGTACCGGAAGCGGGCGATGAGATCCAGACCATGAAAGCCGGCCTTATGGAGATCGCAGACATCTTCGTGGTGAACAAGGCAGACCGTGACCAGGCAGACCTCTTTGCCAGGAACTTGCGCACGCTGGCGCATACACGCAGTGGCGACTGGAACATCCCGGTGATCAAGACCATTGCCACGCAGGAGGAGGGCGTAAAAGCACTGATAGAACAGATCCAGCTGCACCAGCGGGGCATTTACAGCCATGAGCAGCGGCATGCATTGCTGCTGGCAGAAAAAGCTTACCAGCTTATACAGCAGCGCCGTATGCGGGACATCAGCCGCCAGGCATTGCAGCAGGAGGTGCTGAAACGCTTACAGGACGGGGATTTCAACCTGTACCGGCTGGCAGCTGAATGGGCGGGGCGCTAG
- a CDS encoding glycosyltransferase family protein translates to MKVVGFTFVRNAVKYDYPVKEAIRSILPLCDEVIVSVGNSEDDTELLIRSIGSPKIRIVYSTWDDSLREGGRVLAVETDKAFDHVPADADWAFYIQADEVVHEEDHPRIKAAMEQHLQDKRVEGLLFDYVHFYGSYNYIGDSRTWYQHEIRVIRNNKQIRSYRDAQGFRKHDQKLNVKPLDARIYHYGWVKDPYHQARKLDNSFQLYNGDNSKAMAARASRELFDYNRIDSLAPFTGRHPQVMEDRIAKKNWDFEFDTSRKNFKKLKKRVLYWIEKKTGKRLFDYRNYRII, encoded by the coding sequence ATGAAAGTAGTTGGGTTCACCTTTGTACGCAACGCAGTGAAATACGATTATCCCGTGAAAGAAGCCATCCGCTCCATTCTCCCGCTTTGCGATGAAGTGATCGTGAGTGTAGGCAATTCTGAGGATGATACAGAACTACTCATCCGCTCCATCGGTTCTCCCAAGATCCGCATCGTGTATTCCACCTGGGACGATTCCCTGCGCGAAGGAGGCCGTGTACTGGCCGTGGAAACTGATAAGGCCTTTGATCATGTACCTGCTGATGCTGACTGGGCTTTTTATATCCAGGCAGATGAAGTGGTGCATGAAGAAGACCATCCCCGCATCAAAGCCGCCATGGAACAGCATCTGCAAGACAAACGCGTGGAAGGCCTGCTGTTTGATTACGTGCATTTTTATGGCAGTTACAACTATATTGGCGATTCCCGCACCTGGTACCAGCATGAGATCCGCGTGATCCGCAACAATAAGCAGATCCGCTCTTACCGCGATGCACAGGGCTTCCGCAAGCATGACCAGAAGTTGAATGTAAAACCGCTGGATGCCCGCATTTATCACTACGGCTGGGTAAAAGATCCTTACCACCAGGCCCGCAAGCTGGATAACTCCTTCCAGCTTTATAACGGTGATAACAGCAAAGCCATGGCAGCACGGGCTTCCAGGGAACTGTTTGATTACAATCGCATCGATTCACTGGCCCCTTTTACCGGGCGGCATCCGCAGGTGATGGAAGACCGCATTGCCAAAAAAAACTGGGATTTTGAATTTGATACGTCCAGGAAAAATTTCAAAAAACTGAAGAAGCGCGTATTATACTGGATAGAAAAGAAAACAGGTAAGCGCCTATTCGACTACCGCAATTACAGGATCATTTAA
- the cyoE gene encoding heme o synthase: MLQENSIKLSSSLAVATRVRDYSQLMKFNLTFMVAFSSVVGFWLAAPRDEFSVLKVLLLFAAGILVTGAANAINQLLERDTDKLMARTSVRPLPTGRVSVPEAVVLASVASVGGILIMGFAFNWLSAGISALSLIMYAFVYTPWKKWNSFAVLVGAFPGALPPLIGWTAGSNAIDEGGISLFIIQFIWQFPHFWAIAWLGYKDYLKAGFRLLPASGEPTRLTALQATMWVLLLIPAGLAPYLLKICGPFYAGISVAAALFFLYRSILLLKKCDVPAARKLMFGSYIYLTVVQLAMLADKV, encoded by the coding sequence ATGTTGCAAGAAAACTCCATAAAGTTGTCGTCATCATTAGCTGTCGCTACACGCGTCCGGGATTATTCTCAACTTATGAAGTTCAACCTGACCTTCATGGTGGCGTTTTCCAGCGTGGTAGGCTTCTGGCTGGCGGCACCCCGGGATGAGTTTAGCGTACTGAAAGTTCTTTTATTATTTGCCGCAGGTATCCTGGTAACAGGAGCCGCCAACGCGATCAACCAGCTGCTGGAGCGCGATACCGATAAGCTCATGGCGCGTACGAGTGTTCGTCCGCTGCCCACAGGCCGCGTATCAGTACCGGAAGCGGTGGTCCTGGCTTCCGTAGCCAGTGTAGGCGGTATATTGATCATGGGCTTTGCCTTTAACTGGCTAAGCGCCGGCATCAGTGCCCTGTCTCTCATCATGTATGCCTTTGTATACACTCCCTGGAAGAAATGGAATTCCTTTGCCGTACTGGTAGGGGCCTTCCCGGGTGCACTGCCCCCCCTCATCGGGTGGACAGCCGGTAGCAATGCCATTGATGAGGGCGGAATTTCCCTGTTCATTATCCAGTTTATCTGGCAGTTCCCCCATTTCTGGGCCATTGCCTGGCTGGGTTATAAGGATTACCTGAAAGCAGGTTTCCGCCTGTTGCCCGCCAGTGGTGAACCCACCCGGCTTACGGCTTTGCAGGCTACCATGTGGGTATTGCTGCTCATTCCCGCGGGATTGGCGCCTTACCTGCTGAAGATCTGTGGTCCCTTTTATGCAGGTATTTCCGTGGCGGCTGCGCTGTTTTTCCTGTACCGCAGCATCCTCCTACTGAAGAAATGTGATGTGCCGGCCGCAAGAAAGCTCATGTTCGGGTCCTATATTTACCTGACCGTGGTACAACTGGCGATGCTGGCGGATAAAGTGTAA
- a CDS encoding cytochrome c oxidase subunit 3, with product MDTAITAKKKWWDGGYSPFNVSYGKLMMWFFLISDAFTFGALLISYGTIRFSSTSWPDPNEVFKSFPGAGEANLPLAFVSLMTFILIMSSVTMVLAVHEGHNRNRAGVAKWLAWTIVGGILFLSCQAWEWTHLWHEGAWWGRNPFVNMDGTMSPHSDFTNFFFTITGFHGLHVTSGVILNIVILANVLKGTYDDRGHYEMVEKVGLYWHFVDLVWVFVFTCFYLL from the coding sequence ATGGATACAGCGATAACAGCGAAGAAAAAATGGTGGGATGGAGGGTATTCTCCATTTAATGTAAGCTACGGCAAGCTGATGATGTGGTTCTTCCTCATCTCCGATGCCTTTACATTCGGAGCGCTTTTGATCTCCTATGGAACGATTCGTTTCTCCAGCACTTCATGGCCCGACCCGAACGAAGTGTTCAAATCCTTCCCTGGTGCCGGCGAAGCAAACCTGCCCCTCGCATTTGTGAGCTTGATGACCTTTATCCTGATCATGAGTTCCGTGACCATGGTACTGGCAGTACATGAAGGCCATAACCGCAATCGTGCGGGTGTAGCCAAATGGTTAGCCTGGACCATCGTAGGTGGTATCCTCTTCCTTTCCTGCCAGGCCTGGGAATGGACACACCTGTGGCACGAAGGCGCCTGGTGGGGCCGTAACCCGTTCGTGAACATGGACGGTACAATGTCTCCGCACAGCGACTTTACCAACTTTTTCTTTACCATTACCGGCTTCCACGGCCTGCACGTAACGTCCGGTGTGATCCTCAATATCGTGATCCTGGCAAACGTACTGAAAGGCACGTATGATGATCGCGGTCACTATGAAATGGTGGAAAAAGTAGGCCTGTACTGGCACTTTGTAGACCTGGTTTGGGTATTCGTATTCACCTGCTTCTACCTGCTCTAA
- a CDS encoding SCO family protein, translating to MSKRGIIGFALATLVPVAGYLIVDHYGKNAVPVPRYYVADSVRTIEKNGKQVEDTVFHTVQDFTLTNQLGQPVSLKDFPDKVIIADFFFTSCPSICPTLTRHLKRIQDAYGKVKNDTLLQILSFSIDPERDSVPRLLDYAAKYKISPDNWSLLTGDKKTIYNLARNEFFVPAVQQGDGGPDDFIHTEKFVLLDKYRHIRGYYNGLDTADLARLVNDISVLHLAKDRSQPGLFKRLFSNGNQPGTE from the coding sequence ATGTCCAAACGCGGTATTATAGGCTTTGCCCTGGCTACCCTGGTGCCGGTTGCCGGTTACCTCATCGTAGATCATTACGGCAAAAATGCCGTGCCGGTACCCCGCTACTACGTGGCAGACTCGGTGCGCACCATTGAAAAGAACGGCAAACAGGTAGAGGATACCGTATTTCACACCGTGCAGGATTTTACCCTCACCAACCAGCTGGGACAGCCGGTGAGCCTGAAAGATTTTCCGGACAAGGTGATCATCGCTGATTTCTTTTTTACATCCTGCCCCAGCATTTGCCCTACGCTTACCCGCCACCTGAAGCGCATCCAGGATGCCTACGGTAAGGTGAAGAACGATACCCTGCTGCAGATCCTGTCCTTCAGCATTGACCCGGAGCGCGACAGTGTGCCGCGCCTGCTGGACTACGCCGCCAAGTACAAGATCAGTCCTGATAACTGGAGCCTCCTCACCGGCGATAAAAAGACCATCTATAACCTGGCCCGCAACGAGTTTTTCGTGCCCGCGGTACAGCAGGGCGACGGTGGCCCGGATGATTTCATCCACACTGAAAAATTTGTGCTGCTGGATAAATACCGTCACATCCGGGGCTACTACAACGGCCTGGATACCGCAGACCTGGCCCGCCTGGTAAACGATATTTCCGTGTTGCACCTGGCCAAGGACCGCAGCCAGCCTGGCCTGTTCAAACGCCTGTTCTCAAACGGCAACCAGCCGGGAACTGAGTAA
- a CDS encoding cytochrome c oxidase subunit II, translating into MLIFVVIFQIAKASEYVSILKGEKKAREQSNRINGFLMIAFLVLGLLGAYYCNEVLKDKLDTVSASVQGEGIDNLIWVTLGITGFVCVVTQILLFWFAFKFQEKEGRSAFYFPHNNKLEVIWTVIPAIALTILVAFGLKHWFTITADAPKEAMVVEVTGKQFNWLVRYPGKDAQLGSKKFKYISDVENNPVGQDWADDYNKDDFMASEIHLVVNKPVKFIIGSRDVIHDVGLPQFRMKMDAVPGIPTTLWITPKYTTAEKKQMTGNPDYTYELSCDQMCGAGHFSMRAVIVVETQKEFDEWAAKQKSQYELAHTSATPAAAPATADSTANKAVAMAK; encoded by the coding sequence GTGCTCATATTCGTAGTGATCTTCCAGATCGCTAAAGCAAGCGAGTATGTGTCAATATTGAAAGGAGAAAAGAAGGCACGGGAGCAGTCGAATCGTATTAACGGTTTCCTGATGATCGCATTCCTGGTACTGGGACTTTTGGGTGCATACTACTGTAATGAGGTCCTGAAAGATAAGCTTGATACCGTATCTGCCTCTGTGCAGGGTGAAGGTATTGACAACCTGATCTGGGTGACCCTGGGCATTACCGGTTTTGTATGCGTGGTTACGCAGATCCTCCTCTTTTGGTTTGCCTTCAAATTCCAGGAGAAGGAAGGCCGCAGTGCTTTCTATTTCCCCCACAACAATAAACTGGAAGTGATCTGGACGGTGATCCCGGCCATTGCGCTGACCATCCTGGTGGCTTTTGGTTTGAAACACTGGTTCACCATCACCGCAGATGCACCGAAGGAAGCCATGGTAGTGGAAGTTACCGGTAAGCAGTTTAACTGGCTGGTGCGTTATCCCGGTAAAGATGCACAACTGGGCAGCAAGAAATTCAAATATATCAGCGACGTTGAGAACAACCCTGTAGGACAGGATTGGGCAGACGACTATAATAAGGATGACTTCATGGCTTCCGAGATCCACCTGGTGGTAAACAAGCCCGTGAAATTCATCATCGGTAGCCGCGACGTGATCCACGACGTAGGTTTACCCCAGTTCCGTATGAAAATGGACGCAGTACCCGGTATTCCCACTACCCTGTGGATCACACCGAAGTACACCACCGCAGAAAAGAAGCAGATGACCGGTAACCCGGATTACACCTACGAACTTTCCTGCGACCAGATGTGCGGCGCCGGTCACTTCTCCATGAGAGCCGTGATCGTGGTAGAAACCCAGAAAGAGTTTGACGAATGGGCTGCCAAGCAGAAGTCACAGTACGAACTGGCACACACCTCCGCTACTCCTGCTGCTGCGCCCGCCACGGCAGACAGCACTGCGAACAAAGCAGTAGCGATGGCTAAATAG
- a CDS encoding quinol:cytochrome C oxidoreductase — MKDQFVVPARLRTTSFVLMAIGLLTLVIGAVAVDKTLFWAGLLQNSVFFLLIVLASTFFIAATTLAQGGWQMTFRRVMEAISMTVIPLGVVVLVVVYALMFGKVSSVYPWADRAAVASDKVLNAKGAFLSYGFVGIATIIVIGLWMFFTWKFRQMSIQEDGWDLRPDTGRKILWRGTVWTGSFMVIYVLSVGSTTPWMWLMSIDAHWYSTMYSWYTFISSFVSGIAVIILFTVYLKKQGYLPFVNIEHLHDLGKFLFAFSIFWTYLWFSQYMLIWYANIPDETVYFVPRVRGEWRGIFFFNLIINFIAPFLILMKRDAKRNYTTLVFMSIVVIFGHWIDFWQMVMPGSYKHLHFPLFELGIAVGFIGFVIFWVANQLTKASLTVKNHPYLKESILHHT; from the coding sequence ATGAAAGACCAATTTGTAGTACCGGCAAGATTGAGAACGACTAGCTTCGTGTTGATGGCTATTGGCTTGCTGACTTTAGTGATCGGCGCTGTAGCAGTTGATAAGACGCTGTTCTGGGCTGGCCTGTTGCAAAACAGTGTATTCTTTTTGCTCATCGTATTGGCCAGTACCTTCTTTATTGCCGCTACCACGCTGGCACAGGGCGGCTGGCAGATGACCTTCCGCCGTGTAATGGAAGCCATCTCCATGACCGTGATACCCCTCGGTGTTGTAGTACTCGTGGTGGTTTACGCGCTGATGTTTGGTAAAGTAAGTTCCGTGTATCCCTGGGCAGACCGTGCTGCTGTGGCAAGCGACAAAGTGCTGAATGCAAAAGGCGCTTTCCTGAGCTATGGCTTTGTAGGGATCGCTACTATTATCGTGATCGGCCTCTGGATGTTCTTCACCTGGAAATTCCGCCAGATGTCTATCCAGGAAGACGGTTGGGACCTCCGTCCTGACACCGGCCGCAAGATCCTCTGGAGAGGTACCGTATGGACCGGCTCTTTCATGGTGATCTATGTACTGAGCGTAGGCTCCACCACTCCCTGGATGTGGCTGATGAGCATCGATGCACACTGGTACTCCACCATGTACTCCTGGTATACCTTTATCAGTTCCTTCGTTTCTGGTATCGCAGTGATCATTCTCTTCACCGTATACCTGAAAAAACAGGGTTACCTGCCTTTCGTAAACATAGAACACCTGCATGACCTGGGTAAATTCCTGTTTGCATTCAGCATTTTCTGGACTTACCTGTGGTTCTCCCAATATATGCTGATCTGGTATGCAAACATCCCGGATGAAACCGTATACTTCGTTCCCCGCGTGCGCGGCGAATGGAGAGGTATCTTCTTCTTCAACCTGATCATCAACTTCATCGCGCCGTTCCTGATCCTGATGAAACGTGATGCCAAACGTAACTACACCACCCTGGTGTTCATGAGCATCGTGGTGATCTTCGGTCACTGGATCGACTTCTGGCAGATGGTGATGCCGGGTTCTTACAAACACCTGCATTTCCCGCTGTTTGAACTGGGCATTGCCGTAGGGTTCATTGGTTTTGTCATCTTCTGGGTAGCTAACCAGCTCACCAAGGCCTCTTTGACCGTGAAGAATCATCCGTACCTGAAAGAAAGTATTTTGCACCACACTTGA
- a CDS encoding MarR family winged helix-turn-helix transcriptional regulator: protein MRKLSAFNPERQEESVSAKVVVAMERIAQSFRVMLWNEGKLYGLSPIQIQLLTFLLHQPEEERTVTFLAGFFNMTKATISDAIKALESKAYLTRKVVATDSRSSSLHLTREGKAVARKVEKFADPLQAIVEQLPGKEQARLLDQLQQVIQQLNAEQILSEQSTSFAWVNETRKKR from the coding sequence ATGAGAAAATTGTCAGCATTTAATCCCGAAAGGCAGGAGGAAAGCGTTTCCGCCAAGGTTGTTGTGGCCATGGAGCGCATAGCCCAGTCTTTTCGCGTGATGTTATGGAATGAAGGTAAGCTGTATGGGTTAAGTCCGATCCAGATCCAGTTACTCACTTTTTTGCTCCATCAACCGGAGGAAGAGAGAACAGTTACTTTTTTGGCCGGCTTTTTTAACATGACCAAAGCCACGATCAGCGATGCGATCAAAGCCCTGGAGAGCAAGGCTTACCTTACACGTAAAGTGGTGGCTACGGACTCCCGCAGTTCCAGCCTTCACCTCACCCGCGAAGGCAAGGCCGTTGCCCGTAAAGTTGAGAAATTTGCGGACCCGTTGCAGGCCATCGTTGAGCAGTTGCCCGGTAAAGAGCAAGCCCGGTTACTGGACCAATTACAGCAGGTGATTCAGCAATTGAACGCCGAACAGATCTTGTCTGAGCAAAGCACCAGCTTCGCCTGGGTAAACGAGACCAGGAAGAAAAGGTAG
- a CDS encoding DUF420 domain-containing protein, translating to MELKHKNLNLPITIVSIAIPALVAVLFYLPRPNLHLGFDVHILPLFHAVLNGSTAVLLLASLYFIKNGQVRAHKTTNLVAISLSVVFLLSYVTYHALAPETRYGDLNHDGVLDATEKAAAGAMRFVYYFILVTHITLAGIIVPLVLFTTLRAFQDNFAGHRKLARITWPIWFYVAVTGVVVYVLLSPYY from the coding sequence ATGGAACTGAAACACAAGAATCTCAACCTTCCCATTACCATCGTATCCATCGCCATCCCGGCGCTGGTAGCTGTTTTGTTCTATCTGCCACGGCCCAACCTGCACCTGGGCTTTGACGTGCACATCCTGCCGCTGTTTCACGCGGTGCTCAATGGCAGTACCGCTGTGCTATTGCTGGCCAGCCTGTACTTTATCAAGAACGGCCAGGTACGTGCCCACAAGACCACCAACCTGGTGGCCATCAGCCTGTCTGTGGTATTCCTCCTGTCATATGTGACTTATCACGCATTGGCGCCGGAAACGCGGTATGGTGACCTGAACCATGACGGGGTACTGGATGCTACGGAAAAAGCCGCCGCCGGCGCTATGCGTTTTGTATATTACTTCATCCTGGTCACCCATATTACCCTGGCAGGCATCATTGTACCGCTGGTGCTCTTTACCACGTTGCGCGCTTTCCAGGACAACTTTGCAGGGCACCGCAAACTGGCCCGCATTACCTGGCCCATCTGGTTCTATGTGGCCGTTACCGGTGTGGTGGTGTATGTACTGCTCTCACCTTACTATTGA
- a CDS encoding cytochrome C oxidase subunit IV family protein, translating to MSAHTEDSTLSAQHGHADSSTKTIWKTFWILLGITMLELAIAIVHLKFDVPSVLIRNSIYLCLTVLKAFFIVAEFMHLKHEVKNLILTILIPLLLFIWFIIAFLADGDSWKNMRKDLAPGKPQTEQVAQPKGE from the coding sequence ATGTCAGCACATACAGAAGATTCAACCCTGTCAGCACAGCACGGTCACGCAGACAGCTCCACAAAAACTATCTGGAAAACGTTCTGGATCCTGCTGGGTATCACCATGCTGGAACTGGCGATCGCTATCGTTCACCTGAAGTTCGACGTGCCGTCCGTACTGATACGTAACTCAATCTACCTCTGCCTCACCGTACTGAAGGCCTTCTTCATCGTAGCAGAGTTCATGCACCTGAAACATGAGGTAAAGAACCTGATCCTGACCATCCTCATCCCGCTGCTGCTCTTCATCTGGTTTATTATCGCCTTCCTGGCTGATGGTGATTCCTGGAAGAACATGCGCAAGGACCTGGCACCTGGCAAACCGCAAACAGAACAGGTAGCACAGCCCAAAGGCGAATAG
- a CDS encoding cytochrome c oxidase subunit I yields MSNEATLHGHQEVHGSLGHDQGHGHDDHGHHHETFISKYVFSMDHKMIAKQFLITGIVWAIIGAFFSVLFRLQLGFPDTSFPWLQSILGHWAENGHITPQAYYALVTMHGTILVFFVLTAGLSGTFSNFLIPLQVGARDMASPFMNMLSYWFFFLASLVMMSSLFVQTGPASGGWTAYPPLSALGDASIGSKVGMDLWIASMALFVVSQLLGGLNYISTILNMRTKGMSMTKMPLTIWAFFFTAVLGVLSFPVLLSGFILLLFDRHAGTSFYLSDIFVAGKALSNEGGSAILYQHLFWFLGHPEVYIIILPAMGMVSEVLAINSRKPIFGYLAMIGSLFAICILAFLVWAHHMFVTGLNPFLGAFFVLLTLLIAVPSAIKVFNWLTTIWRGNINFTPGALFSIGFVSTFISGGLTGIWLGNSSIDIHLHDTYFVIAHFHIVMGVSAFFGMFAGIYHWFPKMYGRFMNNTLGYIHFWITLVGAYLIFWPMHYEGMAGMPRRYFDYSTWESFKQFADLNHFISIVVIGVFATQMLFVFNFFYSIFKGRKLTNANPWKATTLEWTTPIHAGHGNWPGEIPEVYRWPYDYSKDGIDFIPQTTPIGPNESAH; encoded by the coding sequence ATGAGTAACGAAGCAACATTGCACGGTCATCAAGAGGTACACGGCTCGCTGGGGCATGATCAGGGCCATGGGCACGATGATCACGGTCACCACCACGAGACATTTATTTCCAAGTATGTGTTCAGCATGGACCACAAGATGATCGCGAAGCAATTCCTGATCACCGGTATTGTGTGGGCTATCATTGGTGCATTCTTTTCCGTTCTCTTCCGCTTACAGCTGGGCTTCCCGGACACGTCCTTTCCCTGGCTGCAGAGCATCCTGGGCCACTGGGCTGAAAACGGTCACATCACACCGCAGGCATACTACGCCCTGGTGACGATGCACGGTACCATCCTGGTGTTCTTTGTATTGACCGCCGGCCTTTCCGGTACCTTCTCCAACTTCCTGATCCCCCTGCAGGTGGGCGCCCGTGATATGGCTTCCCCCTTCATGAATATGCTCAGCTACTGGTTCTTCTTCCTGGCCAGCCTGGTGATGATGTCTTCCCTGTTTGTACAGACAGGCCCTGCATCCGGCGGCTGGACGGCTTATCCCCCGCTGAGCGCCCTGGGTGATGCTTCTATCGGTTCTAAAGTAGGTATGGACCTCTGGATCGCTTCTATGGCACTGTTCGTAGTAAGCCAGCTCCTGGGTGGTCTGAACTATATCTCCACTATCCTGAACATGCGTACCAAGGGTATGAGCATGACGAAGATGCCGCTGACCATCTGGGCATTCTTCTTCACCGCTGTGCTGGGCGTACTGTCCTTCCCCGTACTGCTGTCTGGTTTCATCCTGCTGCTGTTCGACCGTCACGCAGGCACCAGCTTCTACCTGTCTGATATCTTCGTGGCTGGTAAAGCACTGTCTAACGAAGGCGGTAGCGCCATCCTCTACCAGCACTTGTTCTGGTTCCTGGGTCACCCCGAGGTGTACATCATTATCCTGCCGGCAATGGGTATGGTATCTGAAGTACTGGCCATCAACTCCCGTAAACCTATCTTTGGTTACCTGGCAATGATCGGTTCCCTGTTTGCGATCTGTATCCTGGCGTTCCTGGTATGGGCCCACCATATGTTCGTAACCGGTTTGAATCCTTTCCTCGGTGCATTCTTCGTGTTGCTTACCCTGCTCATCGCCGTTCCCTCTGCGATCAAGGTGTTCAACTGGCTTACCACCATCTGGAGAGGTAATATCAACTTCACTCCCGGTGCCCTGTTCTCTATCGGTTTTGTGAGCACCTTCATCTCTGGTGGTCTTACCGGTATCTGGCTGGGTAACTCTTCCATCGACATCCACCTGCACGATACTTACTTCGTGATCGCGCACTTCCATATTGTAATGGGTGTATCTGCATTCTTCGGTATGTTTGCCGGTATTTACCACTGGTTCCCGAAAATGTACGGCCGCTTCATGAACAACACCCTGGGTTACATCCACTTCTGGATCACCCTGGTGGGTGCATACCTGATCTTCTGGCCCATGCACTATGAAGGTATGGCCGGTATGCCCCGCCGCTATTTCGATTATTCTACCTGGGAATCTTTCAAACAGTTTGCTGACCTGAACCACTTCATCTCTATCGTGGTGATCGGGGTGTTTGCTACGCAGATGCTGTTTGTTTTCAACTTCTTCTATAGCATTTTCAAAGGCCGCAAGCTCACCAACGCCAACCCGTGGAAGGCTACCACCCTGGAGTGGACCACCCCCATCCACGCTGGTCATGGTAACTGGCCTGGTGAAATTCCTGAAGTATACCGCTGGCCGTATGATTACAGCAAGGATGGTATCGACTTCATCCCGCAGACCACGCCTATCGGCCCTAACGAGTCTGCCCACTAA
- a CDS encoding cytochrome c oxidase subunit 3, translating to MSAQRNKIHPHKYSLWIAMGSITMMFIGFTSAYIVKRAQANWKVFELPKIFWVSTAVILLSSVTIQLAVKVFKQRQMGRYRQLITLTAALGVVFAALQLWGFSDMAAHGLTLAGPASVSFIYVIVAMHILHVLGGVVALLVMFFRAYRTNVKVYSPVGIEVAATYWHFVDALWIYLLIFLSVAR from the coding sequence ATGAGCGCACAACGTAATAAGATACACCCGCATAAATATTCCCTGTGGATAGCAATGGGGAGTATTACGATGATGTTCATAGGCTTTACGAGCGCATACATTGTAAAGCGTGCGCAGGCAAACTGGAAGGTATTTGAACTGCCGAAGATATTTTGGGTATCCACCGCGGTAATACTGCTGAGCAGCGTTACCATCCAACTGGCGGTGAAGGTGTTCAAACAACGCCAGATGGGCCGCTATCGCCAGCTGATCACACTGACGGCCGCACTGGGTGTGGTTTTTGCGGCGCTGCAGTTGTGGGGTTTCTCCGATATGGCGGCACATGGTCTTACACTGGCCGGCCCTGCATCGGTGTCGTTCATCTACGTGATCGTAGCCATGCACATCCTGCACGTGCTGGGTGGCGTAGTAGCGCTGCTGGTAATGTTCTTCCGGGCTTACCGCACCAATGTTAAAGTTTACAGTCCCGTGGGCATAGAGGTAGCAGCTACCTACTGGCACTTTGTGGACGCCCTTTGGATCTATCTTTTGATTTTTTTGAGCGTAGCTCGATAA